Proteins encoded together in one Dechloromonas sp. HYN0024 window:
- the rpsK gene encoding 30S ribosomal protein S11 has translation MAKTATKVRKKVKKNVAEGIAHIHASFNNTIITITDRQGNALSWATSGGAGFRGSRKSTPFAAQVAAEAAGKAAQECGVKNLEVRIKGPGPGRESSVRALNALGMKITAISDVTPVPHNGCRPPKKRRI, from the coding sequence ATGGCAAAGACTGCTACCAAAGTTCGCAAAAAGGTTAAAAAGAACGTTGCTGAGGGCATCGCCCACATCCACGCTTCGTTCAATAACACCATCATCACCATTACCGATCGCCAGGGCAATGCGCTGTCCTGGGCAACGTCCGGTGGTGCCGGCTTCCGCGGTTCGCGTAAGTCCACCCCGTTCGCCGCTCAGGTTGCTGCTGAAGCTGCCGGCAAGGCTGCTCAGGAATGTGGCGTCAAGAATCTGGAAGTTCGCATCAAGGGCCCCGGTCCTGGTCGTGAATCCTCTGTCCGCGCCCTCAACGCGCTGGGCATGAAGATCACCGCGATTTCCGACGTGACGCCGGTGCCGCATAACGGTTGCCGTCCGCCCAAAAAGCGCCGCATCTAA
- the rplQ gene encoding 50S ribosomal protein L17, whose protein sequence is MRHRNGLRKLNRTSSHRLAMLRNMTVSLLKHEAIKTTVPKAKELRRVVEPMITLGKTPTLANKRLAFDRLRDRDIVVKLFAEIGPRYATRPGGYLRILKCGFRVGDNAPMAFVELVDRPEPTEAVEIEESAA, encoded by the coding sequence ATGCGTCACCGCAATGGACTTCGCAAACTGAACCGCACCAGCAGCCATCGCCTGGCGATGCTGCGCAACATGACCGTTTCCCTGCTCAAGCACGAGGCTATCAAGACCACCGTGCCGAAGGCCAAGGAACTGCGCCGTGTTGTTGAGCCCATGATCACCCTCGGCAAGACCCCGACGCTGGCTAACAAGCGTCTGGCTTTTGACCGTCTGCGCGACCGCGATATCGTGGTCAAGCTGTTCGCCGAAATCGGCCCGCGTTACGCAACCCGTCCGGGTGGCTACCTTCGCATCCTGAAGTGTGGCTTCCGTGTCGGCGACAACGCACCGATGGCTTTCGTCGAGCTGGTTGATCGTCCGGAGCCCACCGAGGCTGTGGAAATCGAAGAATCGGCTGCGTAA
- the rpsE gene encoding 30S ribosomal protein S5, with the protein MAKPERNKKPQQAEERDDGMREKMVAVNRVTKVVKGGRILGFAALTVVGDGDGGIGMGKGKSREVPVAAQKAMEEARRKMAKVSLKNGTVHHTVMGRHGATTVMIQPAPEGTGIIAGGAMRAVFEVVGVTNVVAKAHGSTNPYNIVRATIDGLSKVNTPSEIAAKRGLPIERVLG; encoded by the coding sequence ATGGCTAAACCTGAAAGAAACAAGAAGCCGCAGCAAGCTGAAGAGCGTGATGACGGCATGCGCGAAAAGATGGTCGCGGTCAATCGCGTTACCAAGGTGGTTAAGGGCGGCCGAATCCTCGGTTTCGCAGCCCTGACCGTCGTTGGTGACGGCGATGGCGGCATCGGCATGGGCAAGGGCAAGTCCCGCGAAGTGCCCGTTGCTGCTCAGAAGGCAATGGAAGAGGCCCGTCGCAAGATGGCCAAGGTCAGCCTGAAGAACGGCACCGTTCATCACACCGTCATGGGCCGTCACGGCGCCACGACCGTGATGATCCAGCCGGCACCGGAAGGTACGGGCATCATCGCCGGCGGCGCCATGCGCGCTGTCTTCGAAGTTGTCGGTGTGACCAACGTGGTGGCCAAGGCTCACGGCTCGACCAATCCTTACAACATCGTGCGTGCCACCATCGACGGTCTGTCGAAGGTCAATACGCCGTCGGAAATTGCCGCCAAGCGTGGTCTTCCGATCGAACGGGTTCTGGGGTAA
- the rplF gene encoding 50S ribosomal protein L6 — translation MSRIGKNPIVLPAGVEVSIGDQITVKGPLGTLKAITHPSVTISVEGQNVQVSKVEGAANAAAMWGTMRANINNMVTGVSKGFERKLQLVGVGYRAQAAGDVLNLSLGFSHPVAHKMPAGVKVECPTQTEILIKGADKQQVGQVAAEVRAYRKPEPYKGKGVRYSDEVVVIKETKKK, via the coding sequence ATGTCTCGTATTGGTAAGAATCCCATCGTTTTGCCGGCAGGCGTTGAAGTCTCCATCGGCGATCAAATTACCGTCAAGGGCCCGCTGGGTACCCTGAAGGCAATTACGCATCCGTCCGTGACGATTTCCGTCGAAGGTCAGAACGTCCAGGTTTCCAAGGTTGAAGGCGCCGCTAACGCAGCTGCCATGTGGGGCACCATGCGTGCCAACATCAACAACATGGTGACTGGTGTTTCCAAGGGTTTCGAGCGCAAGCTGCAGCTGGTCGGCGTGGGGTACCGCGCCCAGGCCGCCGGCGATGTGCTGAACCTGTCGTTGGGCTTTTCCCACCCGGTCGCGCACAAGATGCCGGCTGGTGTGAAAGTGGAATGCCCGACCCAGACCGAAATCCTGATCAAGGGGGCCGACAAGCAACAGGTTGGCCAGGTCGCTGCCGAAGTTCGTGCATACCGCAAGCCGGAGCCCTATAAGGGCAAGGGCGTTCGGTACTCGGACGAAGTGGTGGTTATCAAGGAAACCAAGAAGAAGTAA
- the rpsD gene encoding 30S ribosomal protein S4: MARNLDPKCRQCRREGEKLFLKGEKCFTDKCAIERRSYAPGQHGQKSGARLSDYGVHLRAKQKIRRVYGVLEGQFRKTFAEADRRKGQTGENLLQLLEARLDSVAYRMGFGASRTESRQIVRHNGVLVNGKRCNIPSFIVKPGDVVQLTDRARASLRCKAALEAAESRGFPEWISVDVKEGKGTFKAMPQRSELPATLNEGLVIELYSK; this comes from the coding sequence GTGGCTCGTAATCTCGATCCGAAATGCCGTCAGTGCCGCCGCGAAGGCGAAAAGCTGTTCCTGAAGGGCGAAAAGTGTTTTACCGATAAGTGTGCCATCGAGCGTCGTTCGTACGCTCCTGGCCAGCATGGCCAGAAGTCTGGCGCCCGTCTGTCCGACTATGGCGTCCACCTCCGTGCCAAGCAGAAGATTCGTCGTGTTTACGGCGTCCTTGAAGGCCAGTTCCGCAAGACCTTTGCTGAAGCTGACCGTCGCAAGGGCCAGACCGGTGAAAACCTGCTGCAATTGCTCGAAGCTCGCCTTGATTCCGTCGCTTACCGTATGGGTTTTGGTGCTTCCCGCACCGAGTCCCGTCAGATCGTTCGCCACAACGGCGTTCTGGTTAACGGCAAGCGCTGCAATATTCCTTCCTTTATCGTCAAGCCGGGTGATGTTGTCCAGCTGACCGACCGTGCCCGCGCATCCCTGCGTTGCAAGGCTGCACTGGAAGCTGCTGAGTCCCGCGGTTTCCCCGAGTGGATTTCGGTGGATGTCAAGGAAGGCAAGGGCACATTCAAGGCCATGCCGCAGCGCTCTGAACTGCCGGCGACCCTGAATGAAGGTCTCGTCATCGAACTTTACTCGAAGTAA
- the secY gene encoding preprotein translocase subunit SecY — protein MAANPNTVGKGGKFGDLKRRLWFLLGALVVYRIGAHIPVPGIDPNALADLFNSQQGGILGMFNMFSGGALSRFTIFALGIMPYISASIIMQLMSVASPQLEALKKEGEAGRRKITQYTRYGTVILALFQGLGIAVALEAQAGLVNDPGFMFRLTTVSTLLTGTMFLMWLGEQITERGLGNGISIIIFAGIAAGLPNAIGGLLELVRTGAMHPLTALIICVLVVVVTAFVVFVERGQRKILVNYAKRQVGNKIYGGQSSHLPLKLNMSGVIPPIFASSIILFPATVANWFGASESMHWLKDVAGTLSPGQPIYVMLYASAIVFFCFFYTALVFNSKETADNLKKSGAFVPGIRPGEQTARYIDKILMRLTLIGAAYITVVCLLPEFLILKWNVPFYFGGTSLLIIVVVTMDFMSQVQAYVMSHQYESLLKKANFKGAPMIK, from the coding sequence TTGGCAGCAAATCCCAATACCGTTGGCAAGGGTGGCAAGTTCGGCGATCTCAAGCGCCGGCTCTGGTTCCTGCTTGGCGCGCTCGTTGTGTATCGCATCGGCGCCCACATTCCGGTTCCTGGGATTGACCCCAACGCGCTGGCCGATCTCTTCAATTCGCAACAGGGCGGCATCCTGGGCATGTTCAACATGTTCTCGGGTGGTGCCTTGTCGCGATTCACCATTTTTGCATTGGGGATCATGCCGTACATTTCGGCCTCGATCATCATGCAACTGATGAGTGTCGCCAGTCCGCAGCTGGAAGCCCTTAAAAAAGAGGGTGAGGCCGGACGTCGCAAGATTACGCAATACACGCGCTACGGCACCGTTATTCTTGCCCTGTTCCAGGGGCTGGGTATCGCGGTGGCACTTGAAGCGCAGGCTGGGCTGGTTAACGATCCGGGCTTCATGTTCCGACTGACTACGGTATCGACCCTGCTGACCGGCACGATGTTCCTGATGTGGCTGGGTGAGCAGATCACCGAGCGCGGTCTGGGCAATGGTATCTCGATCATTATTTTCGCCGGTATCGCTGCCGGGCTGCCGAACGCTATTGGTGGCTTGCTCGAGCTGGTTCGCACTGGTGCCATGCACCCGCTGACGGCACTGATCATCTGTGTTCTGGTCGTGGTCGTCACCGCCTTCGTGGTCTTCGTCGAACGGGGCCAGCGGAAGATTCTGGTTAATTACGCCAAGCGCCAGGTTGGCAACAAGATTTATGGCGGTCAGAGCTCGCATCTGCCCCTCAAGCTGAACATGTCCGGTGTTATTCCGCCGATCTTCGCTTCCTCGATCATCCTGTTCCCGGCTACGGTCGCCAACTGGTTTGGCGCCAGCGAGTCGATGCACTGGTTGAAGGATGTCGCCGGCACCTTGTCGCCCGGACAGCCGATTTACGTCATGCTGTACGCCTCGGCGATCGTGTTTTTCTGTTTCTTCTACACGGCCCTTGTGTTCAATTCCAAGGAAACCGCCGACAACCTGAAGAAGAGCGGTGCTTTTGTTCCCGGCATCCGTCCGGGTGAGCAGACGGCGCGCTATATCGACAAGATCTTGATGCGCTTGACGCTGATCGGGGCGGCTTACATTACTGTCGTCTGTTTGTTACCGGAATTTTTGATTCTGAAGTGGAATGTGCCGTTCTACTTCGGGGGTACCTCTCTGTTGATTATCGTCGTCGTGACCATGGACTTCATGTCCCAGGTGCAGGCGTACGTGATGTCGCACCAGTATGAAAGCTTGCTGAAGAAGGCAAATTTCAAAGGCGCGCCGATGATCAAGTAA
- the rplR gene encoding 50S ribosomal protein L18, protein MFNKKQARLRRSRQTRAKIAELKAVRLCVNRTNQHIYAQIISPCGGKVLASASTLDKDVRNDVPNGGNKAAATSVGKLIAERAKAAGIEQVAFDRSGLQYHGRVQALAEAAREAGLKF, encoded by the coding sequence ATGTTTAATAAGAAACAAGCGCGTCTGCGCCGTTCCCGCCAAACCCGGGCCAAAATCGCCGAACTCAAGGCTGTGCGTCTGTGCGTCAATCGCACGAACCAGCACATCTATGCTCAGATCATTTCGCCCTGTGGCGGCAAGGTTCTGGCTTCGGCTTCCACGCTGGACAAGGACGTTCGTAATGACGTTCCGAACGGCGGTAACAAGGCTGCTGCCACTTCGGTGGGCAAGCTGATTGCCGAGCGCGCCAAGGCCGCCGGCATTGAGCAAGTGGCTTTCGATCGTTCCGGTCTTCAGTACCACGGTCGGGTTCAGGCGCTGGCGGAAGCCGCGCGTGAAGCCGGTCTGAAGTTCTGA
- the rpmD gene encoding 50S ribosomal protein L30: MADKKITVKLVKSIIGTKQDHRATVRGLGLRKLNSTSELVDTPCVRGMIQKVQYLVKVEG, translated from the coding sequence ATGGCTGACAAGAAAATCACAGTGAAGCTCGTCAAGAGCATCATCGGCACCAAGCAGGACCACCGCGCCACCGTGCGTGGTCTGGGTCTGCGCAAGCTGAACAGCACCTCTGAACTGGTGGATACGCCGTGTGTTCGCGGCATGATCCAGAAGGTTCAGTATCTCGTCAAGGTTGAGGGTTAA
- the rpoA gene encoding DNA-directed RNA polymerase subunit alpha → MQSSGLLKPRIIDVQSVSPVQAKVVMEPFERGYGHTLGNALRRILLSSMVGYAPTEVGIDGVLHEYSTIDGVQEDVVDILLNLKGIVFKLHNRDVVNLKLTKEGEGPVRAGDIELPHDVEIINPEHVIAHLSAGGKLSMEIKVEKGRGYVPGNMRNLGDAKSIGKLVLDASFSPIRRVAYAVESARVEQRTDLDKLIVDIETNGVVEPEEAIRYAARVLMEQLSVFADLEGTAPVAEASKPAQVDPVLLRPVDDLELTVRSANCLKAENIYYIGDLIQRTENELLKTPNLGRKSLNEIKEVLAARGLTLGMKLENWPPAGLEKA, encoded by the coding sequence ATGCAAAGCAGTGGACTTCTAAAACCCCGTATCATCGACGTGCAGAGCGTTTCGCCCGTGCAGGCCAAAGTGGTCATGGAACCGTTTGAACGCGGTTATGGCCATACGCTTGGCAACGCGCTGCGTCGCATTCTGCTCTCCTCGATGGTTGGTTACGCACCGACCGAGGTGGGTATCGATGGTGTTCTTCATGAGTACTCGACCATTGATGGCGTGCAGGAAGATGTCGTCGACATCCTTCTCAACCTCAAGGGTATTGTGTTCAAGCTGCACAATCGCGATGTGGTTAACCTGAAGCTGACCAAGGAAGGTGAAGGCCCCGTTCGTGCTGGCGATATCGAATTGCCGCACGATGTGGAAATCATCAACCCTGAACACGTCATCGCTCACCTCTCCGCGGGCGGCAAGCTGTCCATGGAGATCAAGGTCGAAAAGGGTCGTGGCTACGTACCGGGCAACATGCGCAATCTCGGCGACGCCAAGTCTATTGGCAAGCTGGTGCTTGATGCATCTTTCAGCCCGATCCGTCGCGTTGCTTATGCGGTCGAAAGCGCCCGCGTCGAGCAGCGTACCGACCTTGACAAGCTGATCGTCGATATCGAAACGAACGGTGTCGTCGAACCGGAAGAAGCTATCCGTTACGCTGCTCGCGTGCTGATGGAACAACTTTCGGTCTTCGCTGATCTGGAAGGTACCGCACCGGTCGCCGAGGCTTCCAAGCCGGCTCAGGTTGACCCGGTTCTGCTCCGTCCGGTCGATGATCTCGAATTGACGGTTCGTTCTGCGAACTGCCTCAAGGCTGAGAACATCTACTACATCGGCGATCTGATTCAGCGTACCGAGAATGAGCTTCTCAAGACCCCGAATCTGGGTCGCAAGTCGCTGAATGAGATCAAGGAAGTGTTGGCCGCGCGCGGTCTGACACTCGGCATGAAACTGGAAAACTGGCCGCCCGCCGGTCTGGAAAAGGCGTAA
- the rpsM gene encoding 30S ribosomal protein S13 yields MARIAGVNIPNHQHAEIALTAIFGIGRTRAQKICDAAGIVRSTKMKDLSDADMDRLRDEVGKFTVEGDLRREVTMNIKRLMDLGCYRGLRHRKGLPCRGQRTRTNARTRKGPRKAIAGKK; encoded by the coding sequence ATGGCCCGTATCGCAGGGGTAAACATTCCGAACCATCAGCATGCAGAAATCGCTTTGACCGCGATTTTCGGCATCGGCCGTACCCGCGCACAAAAGATTTGTGACGCGGCCGGCATCGTTCGTTCTACCAAAATGAAGGACCTGTCCGATGCGGACATGGATCGTCTGCGTGACGAAGTCGGCAAATTCACCGTAGAAGGTGATCTGCGTCGCGAAGTCACAATGAATATCAAGCGTCTGATGGACCTCGGTTGCTACCGTGGCCTTCGCCATCGCAAGGGCTTGCCTTGCCGTGGTCAGCGCACCCGTACCAATGCTCGTACTCGCAAGGGTCCGCGCAAGGCCATCGCTGGCAAGAAGTAA
- the rplO gene encoding 50S ribosomal protein L15 translates to MRLNTIKPGEGSKKAAKRVGRGIGSGLGKTCGRGHKGQKSRSGGFHKVGFEGGQMPLQRRLPKRGFNSLTRARNYEVRLTDLERLPVEEIDLLALQVAGIVPGDALSAKVILSGAIARKVILKGVGATKGAKAAIEAAGGSVVVAE, encoded by the coding sequence ATGCGTCTGAATACCATCAAGCCGGGTGAAGGCTCCAAGAAGGCCGCCAAGCGCGTCGGTCGTGGCATCGGTTCCGGCCTCGGCAAGACCTGTGGCCGTGGCCACAAGGGTCAGAAGTCCCGTTCGGGCGGTTTCCACAAGGTTGGTTTCGAAGGCGGTCAAATGCCTTTGCAGCGTCGCTTGCCGAAGCGCGGTTTCAACTCGCTGACGCGTGCCCGTAACTACGAAGTCCGCCTGACCGATCTCGAGCGTCTGCCGGTTGAAGAGATTGATCTCCTCGCCCTGCAAGTCGCCGGTATCGTTCCGGGTGATGCTCTCTCCGCCAAGGTCATCCTTTCGGGCGCCATCGCTCGCAAGGTTATCCTCAAGGGTGTGGGCGCGACCAAGGGTGCCAAGGCTGCAATTGAAGCCGCTGGCGGCTCCGTCGTCGTCGCTGAGTAA
- the infA gene encoding translation initiation factor IF-1 yields the protein MAKEDYIEMQGEVVENLPNATFKVRLENGHIVHGFISGKMRMHYIRILPGDKVTVQLTPYDLSKARIVFRVK from the coding sequence ATGGCAAAAGAGGATTACATCGAAATGCAAGGGGAGGTTGTTGAAAACCTCCCAAACGCGACCTTCAAGGTCCGGTTGGAAAATGGCCATATTGTTCATGGGTTCATTTCCGGAAAAATGCGGATGCACTACATCCGAATTCTTCCTGGTGACAAAGTGACCGTGCAATTGACGCCGTATGATTTAAGCAAGGCCCGGATCGTTTTCCGGGTCAAGTAA
- a CDS encoding response regulator encodes MTKTCVLLVDDEELNLEILVEYFDGEEPFSLQAADSGEAAWELLQNPENNFKLILLDRMMPGLDGIGLLRRIKGDPRLAGIPVIMQTAANSPEQIREGLEAGAYYYLTKPYRRDSLLAIVHAALSDANARNALSQQLHQHINSLQFLEKAEFTIRSVEDAGQLASFIAHACPNPEAVVMGISELLINGVEHGNLGLTYAEKSQLKQEDRWHEEVLRRAAMPENASKSVRLSYHRDGDSISLRIADQGCGFDWRNYLQIDPERAFDPNGRGIALARMLSFSNLTYEGCGNIAIATISRRTEDTPGGQS; translated from the coding sequence ATGACTAAAACATGCGTCTTGTTGGTGGACGACGAGGAACTGAACCTGGAGATACTGGTTGAGTATTTCGACGGTGAAGAACCTTTCTCACTGCAAGCAGCCGATAGCGGCGAGGCCGCATGGGAACTGCTGCAAAATCCTGAAAACAACTTCAAACTGATTCTGCTTGACCGCATGATGCCCGGGCTTGATGGCATTGGGCTGCTCCGGCGCATCAAGGGAGATCCACGTCTGGCCGGCATTCCGGTCATCATGCAGACGGCGGCCAACTCACCCGAGCAGATTCGCGAAGGGCTCGAAGCCGGGGCCTACTACTACCTGACCAAGCCGTATCGCCGCGACAGCCTGCTCGCCATTGTTCATGCCGCCCTCAGCGATGCCAATGCCCGCAACGCGCTCAGCCAGCAGTTGCATCAACACATCAACTCGCTGCAATTTCTCGAAAAAGCTGAATTTACTATCCGCTCAGTCGAAGATGCAGGCCAGCTCGCCTCATTCATCGCACATGCCTGCCCGAACCCCGAAGCCGTGGTGATGGGAATTTCCGAACTGTTGATCAACGGGGTCGAACACGGCAACCTCGGCCTGACCTATGCCGAGAAAAGCCAGTTAAAGCAAGAAGACCGCTGGCACGAGGAAGTACTCCGTCGCGCCGCCATGCCCGAGAATGCAAGCAAGTCGGTTCGTTTGAGCTATCACCGCGACGGCGACTCTATCAGTCTTCGCATCGCCGATCAGGGATGTGGATTCGACTGGCGGAACTATCTCCAGATCGACCCAGAACGCGCCTTTGACCCGAATGGGCGGGGCATCGCCCTGGCCCGCATGTTGAGTTTCAGCAACCTCACATATGAAGGCTGCGGCAATATCGCCATAGCAACGATTTCCCGGCGCACCGAGGACACCCCAGGAGGTCAATCATGA
- a CDS encoding response regulator, protein MTSLANKMKVLAVDDNRTNLHILQVFLKKLGHEVIIAENGEEAVRKFEAESPDLVLLDIMMPVMDGFEAARRIKAMARDRWTPVIFLSALNRDENLVEGLDAGADDYLTKPINFVVLEAKLRSMQRSLSMQQESIDSLRRVQAISDNVIDAIVTSNAEGVIVSVNQSTERIFGWSTAELIGKNMGLLVPERPTTADTSVDVAFGQELELEARHKNGHSFPATITVSQVVLDNQAMSVGVIRDISERKRTEQKLRENARQLQDYYDQTQAEQHLALRLMEKQLHRKGLQDNRLRYTVIPAENFSGDIVAANRSQEGLFYALLADATGHGLTAAISVLPVLALFYRMTKLNRPIREIVLELNHQLKESMPIGRFVAVTLVCLNEAEKQGDIWVGGTPEAFLFDRWGRVATTFPSINLPLGIVGNDELGGDPLHFSWSDESQLVLCSDGLLEATDPLGVQFGVERLIAATANTSPTDRFTKIEAALAGHQGTAIASDDISLMLIDCP, encoded by the coding sequence ATGACTTCGCTGGCCAACAAGATGAAAGTGCTGGCGGTTGATGACAACCGCACCAATCTGCATATCCTGCAGGTGTTCCTGAAAAAGCTCGGGCATGAAGTCATCATTGCCGAGAATGGCGAGGAGGCGGTACGCAAGTTTGAAGCGGAATCACCCGACCTGGTCCTTCTCGACATCATGATGCCGGTCATGGATGGCTTCGAAGCGGCTCGTCGGATCAAGGCAATGGCTCGTGACCGATGGACACCGGTGATTTTTCTTTCGGCCCTGAACCGCGACGAGAATCTTGTCGAAGGTCTCGACGCCGGTGCCGATGACTACCTGACCAAGCCAATCAATTTCGTCGTGCTCGAAGCCAAGCTTCGTTCGATGCAACGCTCGCTGTCCATGCAGCAGGAGTCCATTGACTCCCTGCGCCGTGTCCAGGCGATTTCCGATAATGTGATTGATGCCATTGTCACCAGCAACGCGGAGGGTGTCATCGTCTCGGTTAACCAATCAACCGAGCGTATTTTCGGCTGGAGCACCGCGGAGCTCATCGGGAAAAATATGGGCTTGCTCGTCCCGGAACGCCCGACAACGGCCGATACATCCGTTGACGTTGCGTTCGGGCAGGAGTTGGAGCTGGAGGCGAGACACAAAAACGGTCATAGTTTCCCGGCGACCATCACTGTTTCTCAAGTCGTACTGGATAACCAGGCCATGAGTGTCGGCGTCATTCGCGATATCTCCGAACGCAAACGCACCGAACAAAAACTTCGTGAAAATGCGCGCCAGCTTCAGGACTATTACGACCAGACCCAAGCCGAACAGCATCTGGCCTTGCGTCTGATGGAAAAGCAATTGCACCGCAAAGGGCTACAGGATAACCGCCTGCGCTATACGGTGATTCCTGCAGAAAATTTCAGCGGCGATATCGTCGCTGCCAATCGCTCCCAGGAGGGGCTCTTCTATGCCTTGCTGGCGGACGCCACCGGACATGGCCTGACCGCCGCCATCAGCGTGCTACCCGTTCTGGCTCTGTTCTACAGAATGACCAAACTGAACCGGCCAATTCGCGAAATTGTTCTTGAACTGAACCACCAGCTCAAGGAATCGATGCCTATCGGACGTTTCGTCGCCGTTACCCTGGTCTGTCTCAATGAAGCCGAAAAGCAAGGCGACATCTGGGTCGGCGGCACGCCGGAAGCCTTCCTGTTCGATCGCTGGGGACGCGTCGCTACCACCTTCCCCTCGATCAATCTCCCCTTGGGCATCGTCGGCAACGACGAACTGGGCGGTGATCCACTGCACTTCAGCTGGTCCGATGAAAGCCAGTTGGTCCTGTGCTCGGATGGACTCCTTGAGGCAACCGATCCACTGGGTGTTCAGTTCGGCGTCGAGCGACTGATTGCAGCGACTGCCAATACGTCGCCTACGGATCGTTTTACCAAAATCGAAGCGGCGCTGGCCGGGCATCAGGGTACGGCCATAGCGAGCGACGATATTTCGTTGATGCTGATCGATTGCCCGTAA
- the rpmJ gene encoding 50S ribosomal protein L36: MKVQPSVKRVCRNCKVIRRKGVVRVICKDPRHKQRQG; the protein is encoded by the coding sequence ATGAAAGTGCAACCTTCAGTGAAGCGCGTGTGTCGCAATTGCAAAGTCATCCGTCGCAAGGGTGTCGTGCGCGTCATTTGCAAGGACCCGCGTCACAAGCAGCGCCAGGGCTAA